The genomic DNA CGGCCGTCCTTGCGAGCGGAGCGGAGCGATTCAGCGGCGCCACAGCGATCGCGATCGCGCGGCTCCGGGTCGCTTCGCCGCGCGCGCGATGACGGATCAGGGGAGGCGGTCCAGCGCCTGCTTGAGATCCGCGATCAGGTCGGCCTCGTTCTCCAGCCCGATCGACAGCCGCACGGTCTCCGGCCCGACCTGCGCGGCGGCCTTCTCGTGCTCCGGCAGTTGCCGATGCGTGGTCGAGGACGGGTGGATCGCCAGCGACTTGATCTCGCCGATATTCACCAGATGCGAGATCAGCTCGAGTCCGGCGATGAACCGCAGCGCCGCCGGCTCACCGCCCTTCAGCGCGAAGGTGAAGATCGAGCCCGGCCCGTCCGGGGTATAGCGGCGGGCGAGGTCCTCGCCGGGCTGGCCCGGCAGCATCGGGTAGCTCACCCACGCCACAGCCGGGTGATCCTTCAGGAAGGCCGCCACCGCCCGGGCGTTGGCGCAGTGCCGCTCCATGCGCAGCGGCAGGGTCTCGATCCCCATGAGCGTCAGGAACGCGTTCATCGGCGACAGGCCGGGCCCGAGGTCCCGCAGGCCGAAGAACCGGCACGCCGCCGCGAAGGGGGTCGCCGGGAAGGCCTCGGTGAGCACCAGCCCGTCGTAGTCCGGCCAAGGCTCGGTGATCAGGTTGTAGCCGCCGGCCTTCGCCCAGTCGAAGCGGCCGGCGTCGCAGATCACGCCGCCGATGGTCTGGCCGGAGCCGCTCAGGAACTTGGAGGTGGAGTGCCAGACGATGTCGGCGCCGTGCTCGATCGGCCGGATCAGGGCCGGCGAGGCCAGGGTGTTGTCCACGACGAGCGGCAGATTGTGGCGGCGGGCCACCGCGGCGATCCCGTCGAGGTCCACCACCGACGCGCAGGGATTCACGATCGATTCGCAGAAGATGGCCCGGCAGTCCGGCGTGATGGCCGCCTCGAAGTCCTCGGGGGCCATGCCGCGCGCGAAGCGCGGCTTCAAGTCGTAGCGCCCGTCGAGGCGGCGCATCAGGCCGAGCGAGCCGCCGAACAGACGCGGGGATGCCACATAGGCGTCGCCGCTCTTCATCAGCGTCATGAGGACCAGCTGCATGGCGGACTGCCCGGAGGACACCGCCACCCCCGCCTTCGCGCCCTCCAGGTCGGCGATCCGGCGCTCCAGCGCGGCGACCGTCGGGTTGGAACCGCGCGAGTAGGAGAAGCCGGTCCGGCGGCCGGCGAAGATGTCGGCGGCCTGCTCGGTCGAGTCGAAGACGAAGCCGTTGGTGAAGTAGATCGGCTGGACCCGCGCGCCCGTGGCGGGATCCGGCGCCGCGCCGGCGTGGATCGCCCGGGTCGCGAAGCGGTGCGGTCGGTTCTGGTCCGTCATGGCTCTCGGTCGGGTGTTCGGGGCCCGGACCGGGTGTCAGCCCGGGCGGATCCCCGCGTCAAGCCGCGCGGCGGATGAAGGCCTGCAGGGTCCGGACCAGGGTGGTCGGCTCGTAGGGCTTCGGGATGAACCGGGCGCCCTCCGGCATGTCGTTGGGTCCGGGCGTGCCCATGCCCGATACGACCAGCACGGGAATCGACGGCCAGCGATGCGCGACGAGGCGCGCCAGTGCGAAGCCGTCCATAGACCCCTGCGGCATGTCGACGTCGGTCATCAGGACACCGACGTCGTCGCGGTTCTCCAGGACCTTCAGCGCCTTGTCGGCGTGTGTCGCCTCGACGACGGTGAAGCCCGCATCCGCGAGGGTGTCCGAGGCCTCCATCAGCAGGAGGCCGTCATCTTCCACCAGGAGAACGACGGGTTGGTCGGACGGGCTATCTGACATCAGACCTGCGAAGGTGAGTCTTAATTCCGAAGCCCGCGCCCTATTCCTCCGGGGCTCCCCCCGTCAAGGCGCGGGGCCGGATCCGTCAGGCCGCCTCCTCGCGCTTGCCGAGGCGCTTGTCGAGGTAGGTGTCGACCGTCTGGGTCAGTTCCTCGACCTTCCCGTCGAAGAAATGGTTCGCGCCCTCGACCATCTGGTGCTCGATGATGACGCCCTTCTGGGTCTTCACCTTCTCGATCACCGGCATGACCTCGCGGGCGGGCGCAACCCGGTCCTCGGAGCCGTGCACGAACAGGCCGGAGGAGGGGCAGGGGGCCAGGAAGGTGAAGTCGTAGCGGTTCGCCATGGCGGCGATGGAGATGAAGCCCTCGATCTCGGGGCGGCGCATCAGGAGCTGCATGCCGATCCACGAGCCGAAGGACACGCCCGCGATCCAGCAGGACTTCGCCTCCGGATTGACCGACTGCACCCAGTCGAGGGCGGCCGCGGCGTCCGACAGCTCGCCCGAACCGTGGTCGAACGAGCCCTGGCTGCGCCCGACCCCGCGGAAATTGAAGCGCAGGGCTGCGAAACCGCGGTTGGCGAAGGTGTAGAAAAGGTTGTACACAATTTGATTGTTCATCGTACCCCCGAACTGGGGGTGCGGGTGCAGGATGATGGCGATCGGCGCGCCGCGCTTCTTGGGGGCTTGGTAACGGCCTTCCAGGCGGCCGGCCGGGCCGGTGAAGATCACTTCGGGCATCGCTCGTCTCTCGCTCCGGAGATCGCCCGCCGGGCGATCGACGCGGCGGCGCAGCAGCCTTGACTCGTCGCGCGCGCACCATAAAAGCAGTCTTAGAACAGTTCTAGTCGATTAGAACCGTTCTAAACAAGCCGTCCGAAGCACCGCGTTGGCTACCGCGCCGACCGTGCTGGGTCGGCGGGATCTCATTTTCTCGGCGCGCCTTAGCACGGCGAGCCGGTGCGCGGGCAAGGAATTGTGACGCGCCGCAGCAGAGGGCTTAACGGAACGCGGATGAGCCGGGCACGCGCCTATCTCGACTACAACGCCACCGCCCCGGTCCGGCCGGCCGTCGCGGAGTCGGTCGCGCGCGCGCTCACGCTTCCCGGGAACCCGTCCTCGATCCACGCGGAGGGAAGGGCCGCGCGGGCAGCTCTGGAAGCGGCGCGGACCGAGGTCGCGTCTCTCGTGAACGCCCGGCCCGAGCAGGTCGTGTTCACCAGCGGCGGGACGGAGGCGGCGAACGCGGTCCTGTCGGGTGCCCTCCGTCGCCGCGGCGAGGCGGCACCGACGCGGCTGCTCCACTCGGCCACGGAGCATCCCTGCGTGGCGGCCGGTCACCGGTTCCCGGACGCGGCCGTGGAGGAAGTGCCGGTCACCGCCGAGGGCGTGGTCGATCTCGCCGCGCTGGAGGCGCGCCTCGCCGCTCTGGCGGACGAGACCCTGCTCCTCTCGGTCCATGCCGCCAACAACGAGACGGGCGCGGTGCAGCCGCTGGCCGAGATCGTCGAGCTGGCGCGGGCGCACGGCCGGACCCTGATCCACAGCGACGCGGTGCAGGCAGCCGGCAAGATCCCCCTCGACACCGCGGCGCTCGGCCTCGACGCGCTGACCCTGTCGGGCCACAAGTTCGCGGCGCCCAAGGGCGTCGGCGCGCTCGTTCTGGCCGAGGGCGTCACCCTGGAGACCGCCTTCCTGCGCGGCGGTGGCCAGGAGCGGCGGCAACGCTGCGGCACCGAGTGCCTGCCGGCCCTCGTCGGCATGGGCGAGGCCGCGCGGATCGCCCGCGAGACGCTCGACGGCGAGGCCGCGCGCCTGGCGGCCCTGCGCGACCGGATCGAGGCCGGCGTGCTGGCCATGGCGCCCGACGCGGTGGTGTTCGCCGCCGGAGCGCGGCGCCTGCCCAACACCCTGAGTTTCTCGGTCCCGGGCCTCGACGCGCCCTCGGCCCTGATCGCCCTCGACCTCGCCGGCGTGGCGGTGTCGTCGGGCTCGGCCTGCTCCTCGGGCAAGGTCGCGCGCTCGGCGACGCTCGCCGCGATGGGCGTCGGTCCTGACCTCGCCGGGGGGGCGCTGCGCGTCAGCCTCGGCTGGAACACGGTGGACGAGGAGGTGGCATGCTTCCTCGACGCCTTCGAACGGGCCTTGCAGCCCCTATATAAGCGGAGAGGACAGGCGGCCTGAGGGCCGCATCCCCCGCTTTCCGACAGACGCTTCCCGGTCCTTGACGCCGGAGATGCCTAGGAGACGCTGATGCCTGCCGTGCAGGAAACCATTGACCGGGTCCGCTCGATCGACCTCGACCAGTACAAGTACGGGTTCGAGACCACCATCGAGATGGAGAAGTCCGAGAAGGGCATCTCCGAGGACGTCGTCCGCTTCATCTCGGCCAAGAAGAACGAGCCCGCGTGGCTGCTAGAGTGGCGCCTCGACGCCTACCGGCGCTGGCTGACCATGAAGGAGCCGGAGTGGGCCCGCGTCTCCTACGACAAGGTCGACTACAACGACATCTACTATTACGCCGCCCCCAAGCGGCAGGGGCCGGAATCGCTCGACGAGATCGATCCCGAGATCCTGAAGACCTACGAGAAGCTCGGCATCCCGCTGCGCGAGGTCGAGGTGCTGGAGGGCATCGCGCCGGAGCGCCGCGTCGCGGTCGACGCCGTGTTCGACTCGGTCTCGGTGGCCACCACCTTCAAGAAGGAGCTCGAGAAGGCCGGCGTGATCTTCATGCCGATCTCCGAGGCCGTGCGCGAGCATCCCGAGCTGGTGAAGAAGTACCTCGGCTCGGTCGTCCCGGTGACCGACAACTTCTTCGCGACGCTGAACTCGGCCGTCTTCTCCGACGGGTCCTTCGTCTACATCCCGCCGGGCGTCCGCTGCCCGATGGAGCTGTCGACCTATTTCCGCATCAACGAGCGCGACACCGGCCAGTTCGAGCGCACGCTGATCATCGCCGACAAGGGCTCTTACGTCTCGTATCTGGAGGGCTGCACCGCTCCGAAGCGCGACGACAACCAGCTCCACGCCGCCGTGGTCGAGC from Methylobacterium radiotolerans JCM 2831 includes the following:
- a CDS encoding response regulator; translated protein: MSDSPSDQPVVLLVEDDGLLLMEASDTLADAGFTVVEATHADKALKVLENRDDVGVLMTDVDMPQGSMDGFALARLVAHRWPSIPVLVVSGMGTPGPNDMPEGARFIPKPYEPTTLVRTLQAFIRRAA
- the sufB gene encoding Fe-S cluster assembly protein SufB — its product is MPAVQETIDRVRSIDLDQYKYGFETTIEMEKSEKGISEDVVRFISAKKNEPAWLLEWRLDAYRRWLTMKEPEWARVSYDKVDYNDIYYYAAPKRQGPESLDEIDPEILKTYEKLGIPLREVEVLEGIAPERRVAVDAVFDSVSVATTFKKELEKAGVIFMPISEAVREHPELVKKYLGSVVPVTDNFFATLNSAVFSDGSFVYIPPGVRCPMELSTYFRINERDTGQFERTLIIADKGSYVSYLEGCTAPKRDDNQLHAAVVELVALDDAEIKYSTVQNWYPGDNDGKGGIYNFVTKRGDCRGARSKISWTQVETGSAITWKYPSCILRGDDSRGEFYSIAVSNGMQQVDSGTKMIHLGKNTTSRIISKGISAGRSQNTYRGLVSAHRKAKGARNFTNCDSLLIGDQCGAHTVPYIESKNASAVFEHEATTSKISEEQKFYCQQRGLSEEEATALIVNGFVRDVLQQLPMEFAVEAQKLISISLEGSVG
- a CDS encoding cysteine desulfurase family protein, whose translation is MSRARAYLDYNATAPVRPAVAESVARALTLPGNPSSIHAEGRAARAALEAARTEVASLVNARPEQVVFTSGGTEAANAVLSGALRRRGEAAPTRLLHSATEHPCVAAGHRFPDAAVEEVPVTAEGVVDLAALEARLAALADETLLLSVHAANNETGAVQPLAEIVELARAHGRTLIHSDAVQAAGKIPLDTAALGLDALTLSGHKFAAPKGVGALVLAEGVTLETAFLRGGGQERRQRCGTECLPALVGMGEAARIARETLDGEAARLAALRDRIEAGVLAMAPDAVVFAAGARRLPNTLSFSVPGLDAPSALIALDLAGVAVSSGSACSSGKVARSATLAAMGVGPDLAGGALRVSLGWNTVDEEVACFLDAFERALQPLYKRRGQAA
- a CDS encoding alpha/beta hydrolase codes for the protein MPEVIFTGPAGRLEGRYQAPKKRGAPIAIILHPHPQFGGTMNNQIVYNLFYTFANRGFAALRFNFRGVGRSQGSFDHGSGELSDAAAALDWVQSVNPEAKSCWIAGVSFGSWIGMQLLMRRPEIEGFISIAAMANRYDFTFLAPCPSSGLFVHGSEDRVAPAREVMPVIEKVKTQKGVIIEHQMVEGANHFFDGKVEELTQTVDTYLDKRLGKREEAA
- a CDS encoding O-acetylhomoserine aminocarboxypropyltransferase/cysteine synthase family protein — encoded protein: MTDQNRPHRFATRAIHAGAAPDPATGARVQPIYFTNGFVFDSTEQAADIFAGRRTGFSYSRGSNPTVAALERRIADLEGAKAGVAVSSGQSAMQLVLMTLMKSGDAYVASPRLFGGSLGLMRRLDGRYDLKPRFARGMAPEDFEAAITPDCRAIFCESIVNPCASVVDLDGIAAVARRHNLPLVVDNTLASPALIRPIEHGADIVWHSTSKFLSGSGQTIGGVICDAGRFDWAKAGGYNLITEPWPDYDGLVLTEAFPATPFAAACRFFGLRDLGPGLSPMNAFLTLMGIETLPLRMERHCANARAVAAFLKDHPAVAWVSYPMLPGQPGEDLARRYTPDGPGSIFTFALKGGEPAALRFIAGLELISHLVNIGEIKSLAIHPSSTTHRQLPEHEKAAAQVGPETVRLSIGLENEADLIADLKQALDRLP